In Gemmata obscuriglobus, a single genomic region encodes these proteins:
- a CDS encoding response regulator → MPHVLLVEDEQVNREMFRRRLERKGYTVLPADTGLGAVALARSERPDVILMDLGLPDIDGWEATRRLKADPATAPIPIIVLSAHATFDAKDKAFAAGCQDFETKPVNWDALYRKLDEWLAKGREAAAAHAEPEPDPGATLLPDSPAPPKAERADTCAVGPKRILVVEDNDANRVMLCRRLGSRGFQTVEAANGREALDAVRRAPFDLVLCDIMMPEVDGYEVLRQLKADQNLQSLPVIMVSAIDETAEVVRCIEMGAEDYLHKPYDPVLLHARVNACLDKKRLRDQEVAYLRAVAALTRAAELVERGEFDPKLLAPVVARGDDLGQLARVFDRMAREVQAREQRHKDDVRHLTRIEFDAAEVAREVARVTASAAFEKAARLAAAARARRLGEPSPTTETVLLHKLK, encoded by the coding sequence ATGCCACACGTCCTTCTGGTCGAAGACGAGCAGGTGAACCGCGAAATGTTCCGGCGCCGGCTGGAACGCAAAGGGTACACCGTGCTCCCTGCCGACACCGGCCTCGGCGCCGTCGCGCTCGCGCGGAGCGAGCGGCCGGACGTGATCCTCATGGACCTCGGCCTGCCCGACATCGACGGTTGGGAGGCCACGCGCCGGCTGAAGGCCGACCCGGCCACCGCGCCTATTCCGATCATCGTGCTCTCCGCGCACGCCACCTTTGACGCAAAGGATAAGGCGTTCGCCGCCGGGTGCCAGGACTTCGAAACCAAGCCGGTCAACTGGGACGCACTGTACCGCAAGCTCGATGAGTGGCTGGCGAAGGGCCGCGAGGCCGCGGCGGCGCACGCCGAACCGGAACCGGACCCCGGGGCCACGCTCCTCCCCGACTCGCCCGCGCCCCCCAAGGCCGAACGGGCGGACACGTGCGCCGTCGGTCCCAAGCGCATCCTGGTGGTCGAGGACAACGACGCGAACCGGGTCATGCTGTGCCGGCGGCTCGGCTCCCGCGGCTTCCAGACCGTCGAGGCCGCGAACGGCCGCGAGGCGCTCGACGCGGTCCGCCGCGCCCCGTTCGATCTGGTGCTGTGCGACATCATGATGCCGGAGGTTGACGGGTACGAGGTGCTGCGGCAGCTCAAGGCCGACCAGAACTTACAATCGCTACCGGTCATCATGGTCTCGGCGATCGACGAGACGGCCGAGGTCGTGAGGTGCATCGAGATGGGGGCCGAGGACTACCTCCACAAGCCCTACGACCCGGTCCTCTTGCACGCGCGCGTGAACGCGTGCCTCGACAAGAAGCGGCTCCGCGACCAGGAGGTCGCGTACCTCCGGGCCGTGGCGGCGCTGACCCGTGCGGCCGAGTTGGTGGAGCGGGGCGAATTCGACCCGAAGTTGCTCGCGCCGGTCGTAGCCCGCGGGGACGATTTGGGCCAACTGGCCCGGGTGTTCGACCGCATGGCTCGCGAGGTGCAAGCCCGGGAGCAGCGCCACAAGGACGACGTGCGGCACCTCACCCGGATCGAGTTCGACGCCGCAGAAGTCGCTCGCGAGGTGGCCCGGGTGACCGCGTCGGCGGCGTTCGAGAAGGCGGCGCGGCTCGCGGCCGCGGCCCGCGCCCGGCGTCTGGGCGAACCGAGCCCGACGACCGAAACCGTCCTCCTCCACAAGCTAAAGTGA
- a CDS encoding NuoI/complex I 23 kDa subunit family protein, with translation MRTWIRNVYLATTTLAAGMSVTLRYFVQSFRRGTFAAHFAYPERPVPVRPRYRGFHRFDLTTCIGCDKCARACPVDCIYIDKEKAPPPHKGFVVTGFKIDYTKCMFCALCVDPCPVDCIFMGSNHDISTYTRDGCVVDYAKLPLAVAWGQATLNPTAVQESKRVSLPVWTKTAEAAKPVADGKA, from the coding sequence ATGCGCACCTGGATTCGCAACGTTTACCTGGCGACGACCACGCTCGCGGCCGGGATGTCCGTCACGCTCCGGTACTTCGTGCAGTCGTTCCGGCGCGGCACGTTCGCGGCGCACTTCGCGTACCCCGAGCGGCCGGTGCCGGTGCGGCCCCGCTACCGCGGGTTCCACCGGTTCGACCTGACCACGTGCATCGGGTGCGACAAGTGCGCCCGCGCGTGCCCGGTCGATTGCATCTACATCGATAAGGAAAAGGCGCCGCCGCCCCACAAGGGGTTCGTGGTGACCGGGTTCAAGATCGATTACACGAAGTGCATGTTCTGCGCGCTGTGCGTGGACCCGTGCCCCGTGGACTGCATTTTCATGGGATCGAACCACGACATCAGCACGTACACCCGCGACGGGTGCGTCGTCGATTACGCGAAGCTGCCCCTCGCGGTGGCGTGGGGGCAGGCGACGCTGAACCCGACCGCGGTTCAGGAGTCGAAGCGGGTCAGCCTGCCGGTGTGGACGAAAACGGCCGAAGCCGCGAAGCCGGTGGCGGATGGGAAAGCGTAA
- a CDS encoding NADH-quinone oxidoreductase subunit A, with protein sequence MTVLVLFVLIFLAVGATLLAANLVIGWFVRPDRPNPEKAEVYECGEQPVRSAWVQFDLRFYVVALLFVIFDVELAFFFPWAVVFGSANRAADESKPVAVRAEAAANLQPRGANPGEQVAPDPAAARALAWIAFADIMVFFGVLLVGFAYLWRRGDLEWVRSVAAQGPEPENGTT encoded by the coding sequence ATGACTGTTCTGGTCCTCTTTGTGCTGATCTTCCTCGCGGTGGGGGCGACGCTCTTGGCCGCGAACCTCGTAATCGGTTGGTTCGTCCGCCCTGACCGGCCGAACCCCGAAAAGGCCGAGGTGTACGAGTGCGGCGAGCAACCGGTCAGGAGCGCGTGGGTGCAGTTCGACCTCCGGTTCTATGTGGTCGCGCTGCTGTTCGTGATCTTCGACGTGGAACTCGCGTTCTTCTTCCCCTGGGCGGTGGTGTTCGGCAGCGCGAACCGCGCCGCGGACGAGTCCAAGCCGGTGGCGGTGCGGGCCGAAGCGGCTGCGAATTTGCAACCGCGGGGAGCGAACCCCGGGGAACAGGTCGCGCCCGACCCGGCCGCGGCGCGGGCGCTCGCGTGGATCGCCTTCGCGGACATCATGGTGTTCTTCGGCGTGCTGCTGGTCGGGTTCGCGTACCTGTGGCGGCGCGGCGACCTGGAATGGGTCCGCAGCGTTGCCGCGCAAGGCCCCGAACCCGAAAACGGGACGACATGA